In Gammaproteobacteria bacterium, the following are encoded in one genomic region:
- a CDS encoding putative DUF3050 domain-containing protein (Evidence 3 : Putative function from multiple computational evidences) — MTKDNVKTKVKALLNHKALIHLGSGSATLTQIKSFAEQYGFVSICFSKMLARAMSSISDADRQFEILKNLWDEYGCGNRENDHRKMYYKFLNKLGINELNEVAMLASTKQYIEGMLSICSTENNDDYIMGSISYGCEYFTKNQYKILLNGFHKSKYFTENDLTFFHEHALHDGQHTVDLLSVVYKKSQSNDVNQIYLGALAAIELEIKFWDGLAEINNAPSTRS; from the coding sequence ATGACCAAAGATAATGTCAAGACAAAAGTTAAAGCCCTGCTAAACCATAAAGCACTTATCCATCTAGGAAGTGGGAGCGCAACATTGACTCAAATCAAAAGTTTTGCAGAGCAATACGGATTTGTTTCGATTTGTTTTTCAAAGATGTTAGCCCGCGCAATGTCATCTATTAGCGATGCAGATAGGCAATTTGAAATACTTAAGAACCTATGGGATGAATATGGCTGTGGAAATAGAGAAAATGACCATAGAAAAATGTACTACAAATTTCTTAACAAATTAGGCATTAATGAATTGAATGAAGTAGCCATGCTTGCGTCAACCAAACAATATATTGAGGGCATGCTATCTATATGCTCCACAGAAAACAATGATGATTATATCATGGGATCTATTAGCTATGGGTGCGAGTATTTTACTAAAAATCAATACAAGATTTTGTTAAATGGATTTCATAAGAGTAAGTATTTCACAGAAAACGATTTAACTTTTTTCCACGAACATGCTCTTCATGATGGTCAGCATACCGTTGATTTGCTATCAGTAGTTTATAAAAAATCACAATCCAATGATGTAAATCAAATTTATTTGGGCGCTCTTGCGGCTATTGAATTAGAAATTAAATTTTGGGATGGTCTAGCAGAAATTAATAATGCACCGTCAACCAGATCATAG
- a CDS encoding phenylalanine-4-hydroxylase, which produces MNSNENKHSYTEEEHSTWRHFYNAAFEVWNRHEKFIYQYHLDSMKVLEKYADHIPSIAEINELLNPIGWVAIYVDGLAPSWEIARMLDRCVMPISRQIRSPQEIFFAHGPDLIHDIFGHLPFILNPECRKLLKTWSSPASYVDIRDIDYISYYLNRLLVKSRNKMEDKLIAHLKQAEASIKEMIAFGQSPNLIVSNFYFWIFEFGIIEHHNQLKIVGSGILSSLDEIEKIASGSIAVKKLSLDSILSHYNISSLQDGYLVAAEIQNFSDLLEHMVDYINLIQDKHYLI; this is translated from the coding sequence ATGAATTCCAACGAAAATAAACATTCTTATACTGAAGAGGAGCATTCAACTTGGAGGCACTTTTATAACGCAGCCTTTGAAGTTTGGAATCGGCACGAAAAATTTATTTATCAATACCATTTAGACAGCATGAAGGTGTTAGAAAAATATGCAGATCATATTCCATCTATCGCTGAGATAAATGAGTTGCTAAATCCTATTGGATGGGTCGCCATATACGTTGATGGACTTGCTCCTTCTTGGGAAATAGCACGCATGTTAGATCGGTGCGTGATGCCTATTTCGCGACAGATTCGTAGCCCCCAAGAAATTTTTTTTGCACATGGCCCAGATTTAATTCACGATATATTTGGTCATTTGCCGTTTATCTTGAATCCAGAGTGTCGCAAGCTACTAAAGACTTGGTCAAGTCCTGCTAGTTATGTAGATATTAGAGATATTGACTATATAAGCTACTACCTCAATAGACTGCTTGTAAAGTCACGGAATAAAATGGAAGATAAGTTGATTGCACACTTAAAACAGGCGGAAGCTTCTATTAAGGAGATGATCGCTTTTGGCCAAAGTCCAAATTTAATCGTAAGCAATTTTTATTTTTGGATCTTTGAATTCGGCATTATCGAACATCATAATCAATTAAAAATCGTTGGCTCTGGTATATTATCCTCGCTTGATGAAATTGAAAAAATTGCAAGTGGTAGCATCGCAGTAAAAAAACTAAGTCTGGATTCCATCTTATCTCACTACAATATTTCAAGTTTGCAAGATGGCTATTTAGTGGCAGCGGAAATAC